In Amycolatopsis coloradensis, one genomic interval encodes:
- a CDS encoding PadR family transcriptional regulator: MADGNPQLTPAAFQTLLALAKGRAHGYAIMGFVDEVSGGTAQLGPGTLYRTLARLVADGLVEEASDTSEDQPHDSRRRYYRLTPAGRDVAAREAEFLSRLVAVAGQAGLLKRAESA, translated from the coding sequence ATGGCCGACGGCAACCCGCAGCTCACCCCAGCGGCGTTCCAGACCCTGCTGGCGCTCGCGAAAGGTCGCGCGCACGGCTACGCGATCATGGGTTTCGTCGACGAGGTGAGCGGAGGTACCGCCCAGCTCGGCCCCGGCACGCTGTACCGGACGCTCGCCCGGCTCGTCGCCGACGGCCTGGTCGAAGAGGCCTCGGACACGAGCGAGGACCAGCCGCACGACTCGCGCCGCCGCTACTACCGGCTGACCCCCGCCGGCCGGGACGTCGCCGCCCGCGAGGCGGAGTTCCTGAGCAGGCTCGTCGCGGTGGCCGGGCAGGCCGGGCTGCTGAAACGGGCGGAGTCGGCGTGA
- a CDS encoding VOC family protein: protein MSRALGLVPHLFVKDVDASLSFYTKAFGAVELFRNVLPNGVVLFVEVAVGDARLLVSQEIPRLDALAPATLGGTPMLLVLETEDPDDLARRAVFAGARVEAPVEEMFFGERYGRIVGPDGHRWALTTKRERFTPEDIDARTPREV, encoded by the coding sequence GTGAGCCGGGCGCTCGGTTTGGTGCCGCATCTGTTCGTCAAGGACGTCGACGCGTCACTTTCCTTCTACACCAAGGCGTTCGGCGCCGTGGAACTGTTCCGCAACGTGCTGCCGAACGGCGTCGTGCTGTTCGTGGAAGTCGCCGTCGGCGACGCGCGGCTGCTGGTGAGCCAGGAGATCCCGCGGCTCGACGCGCTCGCGCCCGCCACCCTCGGCGGCACCCCGATGCTGCTCGTCCTGGAGACCGAGGATCCCGACGACCTCGCGCGGCGCGCGGTGTTCGCGGGCGCCCGGGTGGAGGCGCCGGTCGAGGAGATGTTCTTCGGCGAGCGCTACGGCCGCATCGTCGGCCCCGACGGCCACCGCTGGGCGCTGACGACCAAACGGGAGCGGTTCACGCCGGAGGACATCGACGCGCGGACGCCACGCGAGGTCTGA
- a CDS encoding helix-turn-helix domain-containing protein produces MVSVRSVVDRVGPTLLHALQVPEESPAVGDVVIAEPGNTLAAGDLVLGVAITETPDAAELVRLSAAKGAAAVLLKPPLAAKPSVKRAAKSADIALIEVRSATSWAQLVWLLRTVLDALADESDALEDGGGPGSGDLFRLADAVASVVDAPVTIEDTNSRVLAYSARQDLTDSARVSTIMGRRIPDDVLARFRSRGVFRELSRGRQTIFVPAQRDGTLPRLIVPIRMGGELLGSMWAVVAGPVSDERAAAFADAAPVVALHLLRRRAHTDSQRRVSAELLRAVLEGKASPRKAIAELDLSEEPHRVVVIEVSGGDGRDDEGLRLALLERISQGVGRRPVATELGGVLYAVVPDGDGWNELRAALEALPSSRKGGTPRAAAGSACEIGELATSRLQADEALGLLRAKLVPGRVVAFDEAWTALSLHRGATAASTARVAELGPLGLLRAHDEAHESGYVDTLYQWLRHPGDPRAAAKELRIHPNTLRYRMRRLLDLVPLDLDDPDVRLALITQLVSLRWS; encoded by the coding sequence ATGGTTTCCGTGCGGAGCGTGGTCGATCGGGTCGGTCCGACGCTGTTGCACGCCCTCCAGGTCCCCGAGGAGTCCCCGGCCGTCGGCGACGTCGTCATCGCCGAACCCGGCAACACCCTCGCCGCGGGGGATCTCGTCCTCGGTGTCGCGATCACCGAAACGCCGGACGCCGCGGAGCTCGTCCGGCTCAGCGCGGCCAAAGGCGCCGCCGCCGTCCTGCTGAAACCGCCGCTCGCGGCGAAACCCTCGGTGAAACGAGCGGCGAAATCGGCGGACATCGCGTTGATCGAGGTGCGTTCGGCGACGTCGTGGGCCCAGCTCGTCTGGCTGCTCAGGACGGTCCTCGACGCGCTGGCCGACGAGTCGGACGCGCTGGAGGACGGCGGCGGCCCCGGTTCCGGCGACCTGTTCCGGCTCGCGGACGCCGTCGCTTCGGTGGTCGACGCGCCCGTGACCATCGAGGACACCAACTCGCGGGTGCTCGCCTACTCGGCCCGGCAGGACCTGACCGACTCGGCGCGCGTGTCCACGATCATGGGCCGCCGCATCCCCGACGACGTGCTCGCGCGGTTCCGTTCGCGAGGGGTGTTCCGCGAGCTTTCCCGCGGGCGGCAGACGATCTTCGTGCCCGCGCAGCGCGACGGCACCCTGCCCCGGCTCATCGTGCCGATCCGGATGGGCGGTGAGCTGCTGGGGTCGATGTGGGCGGTCGTCGCGGGCCCGGTCTCCGACGAACGCGCGGCCGCGTTCGCCGACGCGGCGCCCGTCGTCGCGCTGCACCTGCTGCGCCGCCGCGCGCACACCGATTCGCAACGCCGGGTCTCGGCCGAGCTCCTGCGTGCCGTATTGGAAGGGAAGGCCAGCCCGCGCAAGGCGATCGCGGAACTCGACCTCTCCGAGGAGCCGCACCGCGTGGTGGTCATCGAGGTCTCCGGCGGCGACGGCCGCGACGACGAGGGCCTGCGGCTCGCCCTCCTCGAACGGATCTCGCAGGGTGTCGGCAGGCGGCCGGTGGCCACCGAACTCGGCGGCGTGCTCTACGCGGTCGTCCCCGACGGCGACGGCTGGAACGAACTCCGGGCCGCGCTCGAAGCCCTGCCGTCGTCGAGGAAGGGCGGGACACCGCGGGCGGCCGCCGGGTCGGCCTGCGAAATCGGCGAGCTCGCGACGTCACGGCTTCAGGCCGACGAGGCACTGGGGCTGCTTCGCGCGAAGCTCGTGCCCGGCCGCGTCGTGGCCTTCGACGAGGCGTGGACCGCCCTTTCGCTGCACCGCGGGGCGACGGCGGCGAGTACCGCGAGGGTCGCCGAACTCGGCCCGCTCGGCTTGCTGCGCGCGCACGACGAAGCCCACGAGAGCGGCTACGTCGACACGCTCTATCAATGGTTGCGGCATCCCGGGGACCCCCGCGCGGCCGCGAAGGAACTCCGGATCCATCCCAACACCCTGCGGTACCGGATGCGGCGGCTGCTCGACCTCGTCCCGCTGGACCTCGACGATCCCGATGTCCGGCTGGCACTGATCACGCAACTCGTTTCCCTGCGATGGAGCTGA